A segment of the Streptomyces sp. NBC_01235 genome:
CAGGCGGTCCCGCACCTCGGCGGGCACGCGAATGATTGCGTCAGCCATGACGGGAGTATGCGTCGACGTAGAGTCACCCGGCGCTGACTCTCAACTCCTTCACCCCGTTGATCCAGGCCGACCGCAGCCGACGCGGGTCGTCCACCAGCCTCAGCCCCGGCATGGCATCGGCGATGGCGTTGAAGATGAGGTTGATCTCGAGGACGGCGAGCGACTTGCCGAGGCAGAAGTGGGGCCCGCCCCCGCCGAACCCGAGGTGCGGGTTCGGATCCCGGGTGACGTCGAAGGAGTCGGGGTTCTCGAACACCTCGGGGTCGCGGTTGGCGGAGGCGTAGAAGATCCCGACCCGGTCACCCTTCCTGATCAGCTTCCCGCCGAGCTCGGTGTCCTGGGTGGCGGTCCGCTGGAAGGCGACGACGGGCGTGGCCCACCGCACGATCTCCTCGGCGGCGGTGTCGGGCCGTTGGGCCTTGTACAACTCCCACTGCTCGGGATGGGTGAGGAAGGCGTGCATGCCATGGGTGGTGGCGTTGCGGGTCGTCTCGTTACCGGCGACGGCGAGCATGAGCACGAAGAACCCGAACTCGTCGGAGCTGAGGTTGCCCTCGTTCTCGGCGGCGACGAGTGTCGAGACGATGTCGTGAGCAGGACACTGCTTCCGCTCGGCGGCCACGTTCATGGCATACGCAAGG
Coding sequences within it:
- a CDS encoding cytochrome P450 is translated as MSCPALPDGFDFTDPDLLQHHVPLPEFAELRLAEPVRWIPQAGNVAGFQDEGYWAVTRHADVRYVSTHPEIFSSYLNTAIIRFNEHIQRDSIDAQRLIMLNMDPPEHTRVRQIVQRGFTPRAIRGLEERLRARAVAIVERARECDTSFDFVTSVASELPLQAIAELIGIPQEDRSKIFEWSNKMIAYDDPEYAITAEVGQQSAAEILAYAMNVAAERKQCPAHDIVSTLVAAENEGNLSSDEFGFFVLMLAVAGNETTRNATTHGMHAFLTHPEQWELYKAQRPDTAAEEIVRWATPVVAFQRTATQDTELGGKLIRKGDRVGIFYASANRDPEVFENPDSFDVTRDPNPHLGFGGGGPHFCLGKSLAVLEINLIFNAIADAMPGLRLVDDPRRLRSAWINGVKELRVSAG